Part of the Shewanella eurypsychrophilus genome is shown below.
GTCATCTTGTATAAGACTCAACAATTTAATAGTGCGGCGGAGGTGTCTCTTCCGACTGATCCGCCATATTACTCGGTTCAACGGTATGTAATTTGCTGACTAAGAGTCGTATTGCTTGTTGCTGATTAGACAGCAAGTCATTTAACTTGATCACTTGCTGATTGAGATCTTCTATGGTGCCTTCTTGGAAGGCTAGTTTCATTTCAAGATCTTCGACTCTTTGTTCTAAATGTTCCATTTTTACCTCTAATGGATTGGGGCTGGCCAAGTTTCCACTAAGCCATTACTGCTAATCGTTAGGATCTGGTTTGCATCCTTATTTGCGACAGAGTATACAACGGCTCCCTTGGTTTGGGCATGTTTGGTGCGCTGAACTTGCCAATTGGCTAGGGATTGACCGGTTTTTATGTCCCATACTCTGACTTCTCTGGCCGGTGTGCCAGTGAGCAGCAATGTATCATGATTTGAAAAGCGCGCCGTTGAAAAGTTCATTTTTCTACGATGGATATTTAGCTGACTCAATGTGCTACCCACTTTATTATCCATAACCTTGGCAATATTCGTGCTATCACCGATAAATGAAAGGCTGCCTGAGTTATTTAAGTTTACCTTGATAACCCTATTATCAAATTGCCAAGTGTGTATTGGTTGACCAGAAATTGCCTTCCATAGAATAGCTTGCTTATCATTTGATCCCGTCAAGGCGATTCTCCCGTCGGCGGATA
Proteins encoded:
- a CDS encoding SlyX family protein is translated as MEHLEQRVEDLEMKLAFQEGTIEDLNQQVIKLNDLLSNQQQAIRLLVSKLHTVEPSNMADQSEETPPPHY